The DNA window GAGATCAGCCCGCCGGCCTTCTCACTCCAGCCGGGGCACCTCCAGAACCTGGGCGAGTTCTGGCAGGCGCTGGGCGGACGGCCGCGGGCGGCGCTGAACCTCACCGTCACGCTGGGCGTGCAGGTGCAGGACCCGATGGACATGGGCAAGGTGGCGACCGACCGCGTGATCCGCATGCGCGTCGGCGTGGGCGAGGAGTAGCGCGATGCCGACCACCTGGGACACGACGCGGCGGCAGGTCGCCCTCGCGGGCATGGTCACCGACGCGGAGACGGGCCGCCCGCTCGGCGGGGCGCGCGTGGAGATCACCGCCGGGCCCGCCGCCTTCCGCCGCTGGGCAGACGTGCGGGCGCGGGAGCACGCGGGCGGCTCGGCGACCGTGCAGGCGCCGCACCTCGCCACGACCTCGGCAGACGGGCACTTCCGGTTCGCGGACCTGCCGGACGGCGCGTACACGCTGGCCGTCTCGCTCCCACCTGCCGGGAGCCGCTACGGCGCGGTGAAGGTGAAGGCGGCCGTGGCGCGCGAGGGCGAGCGCGTGGTCCATGCCGACGCGGGCGCGGCGCTCCCGCCCACGCGCATCCGCGGGAAGGTGACGGGGGCGGACGGCGAGGCGGTGGCGATGGCGCAGGTGGCGCTCAAGGGCGGCGGCGAGCAGGCGCTGACCGGTGCGGACGGGCGCTACGTGCTGAACGCGATCGAGGCCGGCACGCGCACCGTGGTCGTCTCCGCGCGCGGCCACGCTCCGGCGGCGCAGGAGGTGAAGGCCGCCGCGGGCAAGTCGAAAACCGCGGATTTCTCCCTCGTCCGCGCGGGGAGCTGAGGCGGAATCCTGGTTCCCCGAACGCTCCGCGGGCTCGCCGGAGCGGCAGTGCGGACACGGCGGGTCTCAGGCCCGCGGGAGCGTTCCCAACCGGCCCCTTTTCGGACTTGTTTGACGTGGAGCGATTCG is part of the Longimicrobiaceae bacterium genome and encodes:
- a CDS encoding carboxypeptidase regulatory-like domain-containing protein, with amino-acid sequence MPTTWDTTRRQVALAGMVTDAETGRPLGGARVEITAGPAAFRRWADVRAREHAGGSATVQAPHLATTSADGHFRFADLPDGAYTLAVSLPPAGSRYGAVKVKAAVAREGERVVHADAGAALPPTRIRGKVTGADGEAVAMAQVALKGGGEQALTGADGRYVLNAIEAGTRTVVVSARGHAPAAQEVKAAAGKSKTADFSLVRAGS